The Aestuariibaculum lutulentum genome segment TCTGAATAATCACCACGCAACCAAACACGACCTACATCGCCACCTGCAAATACGCCAATTTGCAACGGTACAAATCCGGTTTTAAACGAATTAAAGCTATATCGCAAATCGGCACTACCAATAAACGAATTACGACCTGTAAAACGCTGCGTGCGATAACCTCTAAATCCGTTTTCACCTCCAATGTTGGCTGCCTGATAAAAAATTAAGTCGTCACCAAAACGAAATTGTGTTCTGGCATCTGTCTTCAAAACCCATTTTTTATTTACCGATAGCGCATTATAAAACCCTAAATTTGAATTGATATAACCATAGGTAAAGGTTGATTCCTTAAGTTCGGTTTTTCCGCCAACTTCAGCTAAAAACGTCATACCTCGCAAAGGGTTTAACTGTTTATCAAAACTGTTGTAACTGTAATTTACTTCCGCTCCTGCGAAAAAACGTCTTTCGTAAAAATCAAGATTGATAAGTGGTTCAAACTCTGAAATAAATCGGTTAGGTGTATCTTGAATTTCTATGCCTTCAAACATTAATTTTACTCCAAAAGCACTCCCGTAATTAGTAGTTTTTAACAACCCAATATCGAAACCATAAATTCCGGTTTTCACCCGGTTGTAATCTAAGCCCAAATCGTCATCATTATTTTGGGTCTCATTGCCATAACCAAAGAAGTTATTGGTGAAATTTTCACTTGCAAACACACCTCCAACCGCTAAATTCCACTCTCCAAGAACATTTGCAAATTGTCCGTTGTAACGAATATCATAACCTTCGGTAGCAAAGTAATAACCTGCTCTAAAACGGTGCTGTGTTGAAAATGGATTCCGTTTAAATCCTTTAGTAGTTTTTGTAAAGGACACACCTAATTTCATTCCATCGTCTGGATTATAACCAATACCGGGGGCTATAAAATTGGTTCTGGTAATGCCTTTTTCAAAATCGAAAAGATTCAGGTTATAAATATCTGTAAAATTGATTCCGGCGCCATTATTTTTTTCAATGGTGTTTTTCTTGCTCTTATGGTCGTAAACCTTAATACGATTTCCGTTTTTTATGATATAGATATCGTTATTTTGTCCGCCAATTAACCGCGTAAAAATAGGATGCTTTCCTTCTCCTGAAACTTCAAAAACATCTTTATCATCCAGACCGTAAATCCAAAGTTCTTTGGTTATATTTCTATCGAAGGTTCTATCGACAAGAACCTCTCCTTTTTTACCATTTTTAATACGAGATATGACCACTTTGGTTTTATAATCTTCAACGCGCTGTACTTCAATATAATCGTCTTTATCTGTTGCTGTTATAACTACCAACTCGTTTAAATAGACATAATAGCGACTGGCAATATCTTTAAGATTTCCACGTCTTCCTTTTAATTTGGCTTTGATGTCCTGAAGTTGCTCATTTTTTACTTCATCAGGTACATCTTCAAAAGCTTTTTCTATAACTTCATCAGTAATGTGTTTCTGAAGAAATTCAGCTTGCTGTAACCATAAATCTTCTTTTGCATTCTGAATCAATACACGATCTAAACGAATTCCAGCACTGTTTACCCACTTTATATCTTTCAGTTCGGCATCGTAAACCTGAAGCTGTTTAACCGGATTACTTATTTTTTTCAAAAGTGTTAATAATCCGCCATCAAAATTTGAAAATGCCTGATCGCGATCTCTCGGAATTGGTCTGTATAATTTATCACCATTTTCCTGATTAAATTGTGCCCAACGCCATTGGTCCTGATGCCTATCCCAATCGCCTATAAGCATATCGAATAAACGTGCTCTTATGTAAGCTTCTTCATCAATTTTATATTTTTCGTCTTTTCTAATTTTAGCAATAATATCGTGAGAACTTTCAATATCAGCGGCATAACCAAAACTCTCTTTATACGCCTGATTTTCCTCTGGACGTTCTTCAATTAAATACAACTCGTCACCGTATTCATCGTTAAAATC includes the following:
- a CDS encoding metallophosphoesterase, encoding MKLYVSTISVLVSFTILTACATKKAQYKSDNSAQLAFPEKEVETRFYLIGDGGLVYNNEASSAVKAFQNFIKGKKTENDYVLFLGDNIYPAGMPKKDEKGRAEAEQSLNVQVLAVEGFQGETIFIPGNHDWYANRLVGLKEEEKYIEKALGKNTFLPANGCPLESIEVSDKVQLIIIDTQWYLENWNKNPTINDDCEIKTEALFFDELEGEIKKGQGKTIVIAMHHPMFSNGAHGGEFAAAKHLFPTQKPIPLPGLASLAVQLRAQGGVSPQDRYNKRYNQLMQRIETMSINNGNIVFVSGHEHTLQYIEHDDIKQIISGAGSKESYAALGDDGLFSYGKLGFAVYTVFKDGSSHVQFYSSEGGTAQLLYQKEVYPTYKPLDVSDLEEHFPQTLDVSVYTEEETNRSEAFKTFWGDHYRDLYSTKIKARVATLDTLYGGLEIVRKGGGHQTRSLRLKTKDGRQFNMRALKKSATQYLQAVLFKDIYIENDFKQTEVEELILDFYTAAHPYTFTIIPELSKAAKVYHTEPELYYIPKHKYLGDFNDEYGDELYLIEERPEENQAYKESFGYAADIESSHDIIAKIRKDEKYKIDEEAYIRARLFDMLIGDWDRHQDQWRWAQFNQENGDKLYRPIPRDRDQAFSNFDGGLLTLLKKISNPVKQLQVYDAELKDIKWVNSAGIRLDRVLIQNAKEDLWLQQAEFLQKHITDEVIEKAFEDVPDEVKNEQLQDIKAKLKGRRGNLKDIASRYYVYLNELVVITATDKDDYIEVQRVEDYKTKVVISRIKNGKKGEVLVDRTFDRNITKELWIYGLDDKDVFEVSGEGKHPIFTRLIGGQNNDIYIIKNGNRIKVYDHKSKKNTIEKNNGAGINFTDIYNLNLFDFEKGITRTNFIAPGIGYNPDDGMKLGVSFTKTTKGFKRNPFSTQHRFRAGYYFATEGYDIRYNGQFANVLGEWNLAVGGVFASENFTNNFFGYGNETQNNDDDLGLDYNRVKTGIYGFDIGLLKTTNYGSAFGVKLMFEGIEIQDTPNRFISEFEPLINLDFYERRFFAGAEVNYSYNSFDKQLNPLRGMTFLAEVGGKTELKESTFTYGYINSNLGFYNALSVNKKWVLKTDARTQFRFGDDLIFYQAANIGGENGFRGYRTQRFTGRNSFIGSADLRYSFNSFKTGFVPLQIGVFAGGDVGRVWLRGDYSDKWHNDYGGGFWVAAAETVSATFNLFNGEDGMRFSFGFGMKF